The sequence ACAACAAGTTCAAATTCAAAGGTGTTGAAGGCATTGCTCCTACATTCCTATGAAAAAGACATTTCCATGTTTGCAAATAACCTAATGGAATGGGGTGAAAGATTGCTATTAATGTTAGCAGTGCATATGATTTCAGAACTATTTAATTCATTTATAAGTTAGCAGCTCTGTCCAAGGGACATGATACCCTTAAAGCAACTTCTAAAATTCACTGTCTAGTCTGATTAGTTCATTATTTGGGATTGTCTGGTCTATATTTAACTGATGTACTTTGAAACATGAATTATGTATTTATCATTGTGTTAAGACATTgagaggaatttaaaaaataagcagaaCCCCTTCCAGCACATAGTCACTCTTTTCATTCAGTCAAGAAGTCAGAAATCCTTCTTGCTGAAGAACAAAGCAAActctccccatttcccctgCCAGACACAAAAATTAGATCCACTGGataaaccaaatatttttgaatattcTTTGGTTTCTGCCTGCAAATTATAGGATCCATATCCAGTATTCATTTACAAAATAAGGAGTTAATTTgatgtcttttatttttttcactgataaAGGCTTATCTTGTATTCGTCCAATCTTTCTTGTAAGCATTTCCTGAGAGGGATGTAAGTCAGCCAACATGGAGAATCTGCCTATGATACCTAGCAGGGAAGGCCTTGTTTGGTCAAGGCTAGCAGGTCTTACATAATAATTTATTACAGTACCTTTCTGTTTCCTGGTCTGTGGTTTGCTGCTTGTTCTCAAAGCCAGTGAAGCTGCTCATATCCACATAGCCATCATTCTCATTAGCAGCAGATAATGCCCTGCTGGGATCTTCAAAAAACTCGGTAAAAGTTCCTGCTCTGGTGGATCTCCGAGGAGGAATTTGTATGTTTTCATAGTCAGAGCTCATAGCAGGAATGTTCTCATAGTCAGATGTGTCAGCATTGGGAAAAGAAATAGACCTAGGTTTTGTTAATGGTAGTGGCATGAAAGGAGGTCTGGACCGGTCCTCAAAGGACTCCACCCTTGACACACTCCTGCTGAAGGACTTGGgtgttccttttcttttaccATCCTTATAGAAAAGAACAGCAGAGGGAGACTCAGATGCACGGAGCTTCCCCATATGCGATTTTAGTTGAGGTGAGCTACTCAGACTCCTTCCTTCCAGCTCCATCAGCCTGGGAGGCCCATGATAGCTGGATTCTGATGAGGACCTTGAAGAAGAAACATTAACATCTACATgaactttattttcagttttcttcttgAACTTTAGAGTAAGAAACTTCTTAAAagaagatttctttttcttggaataCTTAGCAGGTGAGTCATTCTCTATCAAAAGTGAAGGTGAACTTTTAGTGATTGGCTTTTTGGTGATGTAGGCAAGTTCAAATGGAGGTGGTATATCAACAACTGAGGATGGAGTAGATATGCCACATGATGAGAGATGATTTTGCTGGGAAAAACTACCTGAGGAACCATTGACACAAGGCAAGGACAAGTTGTCTTCTGTCTTTTTTATTCTAACACCATCCAGTACACAGACATCACTTTCTCTGTAAACAGAGATAGGTATCTCTCTCCCTTCAACAGAATAAGATCGAGGATATAAAATAAAGCGTCTTGACTTGGTTGGTAAAGCCTTGTTGGCTTCCACTGGCTGTCCTTCCAATGAAAAGGAATTATTGCTCAGTTCTTCTATCCCAGAGCCATTTCGGGAAGAGGGTAAATCAGTTTCAGGTCCAGTTTCTTCTGGAACAGTTTCTGGGACATAGCCTGGCATTCTCCCAGAGAGAGATCGTGTTCTAGTGACAATACTTTTACGATCAGTGGGCAGCAAGTTGTTTTCACCATCCATGCCTAATTCACCCCTTTTACTGTGATCAGCTCCTAAATCAGTCTGCACATCATAGACAGTATCATTTTCTTCAGGAAGCACATAAGGGTCATCTGGGGAATCACTGCTAGTTTCTCTTTCCTCTGATTCATCAGTTACAATGACCACTTCAGGGACTGCTAGATTTTCATGCACAACATGTTTGGTCCCACATTCTACATCATTTTTGCCATGCTTACAGATTTCCAAGTCATCCTCAAGTGGGACCTCTTGAGGTGAACTTGGGACACTTTTGCTGAGGCTGTTTGCTTCCACCTCATTGTCTTTGAGTTGCAACTCATCTGACTTAGAGGCTTCCACAGTATTTCCACTATGCTCTTCAACAGTTACAGCTTCTACCTCTGGCTCCATCCCCAGACTACAAGGTAGACTATCAGAAATCATGACATCTTCATGCAGAGAGGCCTCTTCTGTTTGAAGATCCTCATCTGAATGTTCCACAGGTATTTCCTTGTGACATTCATTCTCACAAGGTGAAATTTGACACCTATCATCCATATTCTCTGCATTCAcagtttcttcttcctcttttccagaGTCTTTGCTTGCTTCAGAGGCTACCTCTGATGTCTTCTCACTTTTCCTCTCAGTGATCTGGCAGCCATCACTGGCATTTCCCATGTTTGTATTATTGTGCTCATTTGGGTCTACTTCCTCGTCTTCAACCGCTGCTTGATGGATTAACTCTGCTAAACTATTTTTGGCACTGAGTTTATCTCCACACAGTTCTAAGTCAAGATCTGTCTCTTCACTGGCCTCCTCAGGCAGCATGTCAGGGCTTGCACAGTCATCATTTTCTAAGTCCTCTTCCATGTTCAAATCAAGCTCTGCACGCACACTGCGGTCATCATTTTGTGCTAGACACCCATCTGCCATTTCTAAAATCTCAGGCagttcctcctccttctcttgtCTTACCTTCTCACATGCTGGGATTGATTCATCTGCAGGCAGTGGCATTGCAATGGTATCTCTGCAAGTATTACCCATTAGTTTCTCACCTCTATTCAAGATGTTATCATTGTAACTCTTACAATCACTACTGTTCTTGACCAGTTCCAGGTTGTAAGAAGTTTCTTGCCTAGTTTTGGTTTCAGTACAGTCATCTACAACATCCTCATCTTTATCTACATTCTTGGTAGCATTGTTATCCCTATCTGGGGCATCGAAGGACTCCTCACAAAGTGCTTTGGACTGGTCACAGTCTCTGGATGACTCCTCAGAGTCTGGTTCCCTTGGTTCAGCAGTATCTGAAGAGTTACAGTGCTCATCTTCGATGACTTCTCGATTACTGGTATTCTCATCACTAGTAATGCTATCCTCTTCCTTCTCTACCTTTTCTGGAATTTCTGAGACTTCATTTTCCACAGAGGAATCTAGGTTTTGATCATGCTCATGTTCCAAATCATTAGAGTCTCTTCTGAGCggctgagctgcaggaactACAATGTATTCATTATCTGCGTCAGATCCTAGGCAATCAGCATTGCATTGGTTTCCTTCACACAGTTCTCCACCAAGACACACCAGTTTCCCGTTTgcacatttatttaaattattgttGTTAGAAACACTGGATTTGCCCTCAGTGTCAGCTGAGAATTTTGGCTTGGGAGCAATAGGTGGTTTGGGACCCCTAGACACAGAGTTCGGGTGATGAAGAATATCAGCTCTTGGCAGTGAAGGAGAAAATTTGGAGACAGGTGCTGGAGAAAGATGACCAATAATCTTTGGTTTCGGTGCTAATGGTGGTTTTGAGatttctggagaaaagagaCAAAAGTCTTGTTAGTCATCTTGGTTTCTTATTAAAGTCAGCAGACTATATCCTGCAATACACTTTATCAGTGACTTGTAATGCAGAAGTAGTCCAAACAACAAAAGGCTGAAAAGAGAAGTGAAGGAGCAAAAGCATATGGGTTGTCCCTCCATGCAACACTGTAGCTATTCCAGCGAGCATAGTTTAAGGTCAAATCTGAACTGAACTAGATGCAGCTCTAATACACTTGGGGAAAGATGTACAGCTACAGAGC comes from Lonchura striata isolate bLonStr1 chromosome 12, bLonStr1.mat, whole genome shotgun sequence and encodes:
- the FGD5 gene encoding FYVE, RhoGEF and PH domain-containing protein 5, which translates into the protein MNNAEISKPPLAPKPKIIGHLSPAPVSKFSPSLPRADILHHPNSVSRGPKPPIAPKPKFSADTEGKSSVSNNNNLNKCANGKLVCLGGELCEGNQCNADCLGSDADNEYIVVPAAQPLRRDSNDLEHEHDQNLDSSVENEVSEIPEKVEKEEDSITSDENTSNREVIEDEHCNSSDTAEPREPDSEESSRDCDQSKALCEESFDAPDRDNNATKNVDKDEDVVDDCTETKTRQETSYNLELVKNSSDCKSYNDNILNRGEKLMGNTCRDTIAMPLPADESIPACEKVRQEKEEELPEILEMADGCLAQNDDRSVRAELDLNMEEDLENDDCASPDMLPEEASEETDLDLELCGDKLSAKNSLAELIHQAAVEDEEVDPNEHNNTNMGNASDGCQITERKSEKTSEVASEASKDSGKEEEETVNAENMDDRCQISPCENECHKEIPVEHSDEDLQTEEASLHEDVMISDSLPCSLGMEPEVEAVTVEEHSGNTVEASKSDELQLKDNEVEANSLSKSVPSSPQEVPLEDDLEICKHGKNDVECGTKHVVHENLAVPEVVIVTDESEERETSSDSPDDPYVLPEENDTVYDVQTDLGADHSKRGELGMDGENNLLPTDRKSIVTRTRSLSGRMPGYVPETVPEETGPETDLPSSRNGSGIEELSNNSFSLEGQPVEANKALPTKSRRFILYPRSYSVEGREIPISVYRESDVCVLDGVRIKKTEDNLSLPCVNGSSGSFSQQNHLSSCGISTPSSVVDIPPPFELAYITKKPITKSSPSLLIENDSPAKYSKKKKSSFKKFLTLKFKKKTENKVHVDVNVSSSRSSSESSYHGPPRLMELEGRSLSSSPQLKSHMGKLRASESPSAVLFYKDGKRKGTPKSFSRSVSRVESFEDRSRPPFMPLPLTKPRSISFPNADTSDYENIPAMSSDYENIQIPPRRSTRAGTFTEFFEDPSRALSAANENDGYVDMSSFTGFENKQQTTDQETESAYTEPYKVCPVSVTPMEVVTSDEEQNSSEDDESSLDDASLTNKKEGQSRAYLIAQELMSSEKVYVEMLQLLRMDFYEGILKVLGDDDENEQEEVKLKQGLSELPEIYDLHQDILEELEERVHKWDEHQKVADVFLSRKSRLNHHTAYIMQFDRNLALLDEMCLKYSQLATMIQEFEQSSSDSPYSVKHQLLKVVHRVFQYRVILTDYLNNLCPDSTEYEATQAALFIVSEITDQANDSMLQAENLQKLVHIEHSVRGQSGLLQPGRIFVKEGTLMKISGKNRHPRHLFLMNDVLLYTYPQKDGKYRLKNTLAVSSMKVSRPVIEKAQNILKIEYDEHCLTLSASSCSERDDWYSCITKHIPDDCKAHKTSTFHSSVELRERLGIPLGESPPTLVPVSHVMMCMNCGCDFTLTLRRHHCHACGKIVCRNCSRNKYPMKYLKDQAAKVCDSCYVELKKRERPLSVSFPPTSSRCSSSAFSSVFHNIHYSSFKKQKKIPSALMEVAASGEGATISGYLSRCKGGKRHWKKRWFVIKGKVLYTYIANEDKVATESLPLLGFTIAPEKEEGSLDTVFHLYHKQTLFYSFRAEDYNSAHRWIEAMEEASIL